TAGGTATCACCAGAAAGGTCTTGGTTATACCAGCCACCGAGCATACGCACCGTGTTTACTTTGGCATTACGGCCAAATCTCGCTGGCTTCTCAACAGGATTACCTCTCTCAGTTCGTACACTCACATCGAAGAAATCATACACTTCACCAATGTGATTACCGGAATCAGTATAATCACTAGAAATAACCTTAATATTATCCGCGTAACTTCCCGCAGACAATGAAACAATCATAGCGGCAAAACATGACCTGAACAAACGATTACTTTTCACTTATCGAACTCCTAAATTACAAATAGACTACCGCAATAGAATCAAGCAACTAATTGAAGCCAACCTATGTTGGGCAGTCTATTAAAGACAAATAACTCAATGATTTTTAATTTAAACTTTCTTTAACTTCTTTTACGCGCTTTTCAGTCAGTGGGTAGAAATTAACCATAGCGGCTACGGTGATAAAAATAGCACCTGGAATGAGTGTATATAACGCATTAATCATTGTAAGAGCGCTAACAGATTGAACCTCTGCACCTCCAACATACCCACCGAATGCTAACAGCCAACCTAACATGGCCCCACCTAGCGCGACACCAAATTTTATTGAAAATAGATTTGTTGAGAAAACCACACCACCTAAAGAGCGTCCTGAAAGATGTTTTTCATAATCAACAACATCAGACATCATGCTCCATAGGAATGGACTTGCTGCCATTTTCAAAAAGTTAACAATGATCATCAGAGCAATGAGCAAATTAATTTGGTGACTTGGTATGAAGAACATTAATACAGCGAACATGCCCATTAGATAATTGATAATCTGATATGATTTTACTTTATCAAGCTTTCCAAACAGAGGTATCGCACACATGGCACCTAGTACACCCGCCAATTTTCCTAAGACCATAAATAGTGTCACTAAATCAGGTCTTTCCAAAAAGCTCACCACATAATAGATAATGACGGCATCTTTCAGCACAAAGCCAACTAACATGATGATATTCTGAATAAATAGTACTCGCCATGCAGGATTCTTAGACAAGTGTTTCAAGTCATCTTTCAAGTTACCACTTTTAGTCTGTCTCACATCATGCTTCTCTTTGACATTAAAAAAGCAGAACAGGAATAGAACAACAGATAGGCTTGACATAACCGACATTGCGCCGATATAACCCAGACGTAAATCACCACCACCGATGTAATCGACAAGTTTCATTGCAAGAACGACAATCACCAAGCCTGCAATTGAGGTCATCGTAAATCGATATGACTGCAAACTCGTTCTTTCGTTTGAATCGCTAGAAAGCGTATTGGCCATCGCACAATAAGGTACATTGATCATTGTGTACATTAAAGTGAGGAATATATATGATGCATAGGCGTATATGAGTTTGCCTGTTTCGCCAAATTCCGGAGTATAGAAAACTAAGATACAAGAAATTCCAAACGGCACAGCAACCCAAAGTAAATATGGGCGATAACGACCAAATTTGGAGTTTGTACGATCTGCCAACGAACCAATCAGAGGGTCAGTTATTGCATCGAGAATTCTTACGATTAGGAACATTGTCCCCATGTGGGCAGGAGACAAACCGTACACATCCGTGTAAAAAAACGCCAAAAATAGCATCACGGTTTGCCATACAAATGCGCAACCCGCATCACCGGCACCGTAAGCTATCTTTTCTCTTACTTTTAACCCTGTCATTACTTCACCTTATTATTCACAACCTAGCACTATAGATGTTAGCGATAAATTAGTTTCTAAAGATATTTGTTAACGACCAGTTTAATGTAATTACACTTATTAATTAGTGAGCAAAACCTCAACTTCATAGTATATAAAAACGACAAAAACACTTATATTGCATTTACCGTTATTAATAATCAGCAAACTAAGCTCGCCATACGATTTTAATAACCATCAAACCTTGCCAATCAATAGGGTTATTTTTGCCATTAGGAATTATTATCATAATACTTCCTTAAAGCATCCAAAATCACACTAACTGTCTGCTGAGGTTTTCCAATTTTAAAGGCCTAACTTTGTAGTTTAGTAAGCAAAAAAAAGGCCTATTTGGAGGCCTTTTAAATTATATCTTTTGTTTACTCAAATTTAACTTATATAAGACGGTTATTATAACTACGCATTAACTTCTTGCTTGGTCACTGTTGTTGTTTCAACCGAGCGCTTAGATTTAACCAGAATAAAACCAACAAGAGCCAGAATCGCTGAAATGATAACAAATAGCATTCTACCCCACATAGGATTTGGTACTAACGTTAAGGTTAAGATGAACAGTGATGCGATCAGAACCATCTTACCTAATACACCATTCTGGCGATTATCCATTGCAATACTTTGTGGTGTATCTTCCACAATCACTTCGGTATCAACGTTCGAGAAGAACTGATCGATTTCTTTTTGTCTTTGCTCAGAATGACCTTTGTAGAAATACTGAGACAGTACAAAGAATGGCAGCGTGATACTCATATGACCGATCAAGCCTAAGGTCACTGACTTCATCTCGGTGTACTCACGTGAAGTAAGCGGCTGTTCCAAATTAAGAATCAACTCAATCACTTCAGGAGTCATTCCGAACGCAATGGTAGCGGAGACCATCATACCCACTAAAACTGTACCCCAACCGGCCCAGTCAGGCGTTTTTCTAACGAAGAAGCACATGATCGAAGGAATCAAAATTGGGAAACCGATGAGCGTACTAATGAGCATCGTCAAATCAAACAAGCCAAACTCTTTAAGCGAGGTCAGGAACAGAGCAGCAATGATGATAACGATACCAAACATCGCGGTTAGCAACTTACTAACGAAAATAAGATGCTTTTCAGAGTGATTCTTACAGAAGTATGGTTCGTACACACTCTTAAGAATAATACCCGCATTTCTGTTAAGAGCAGAATCCATCGAAGACATTGTTGCCGCAAACATCGCTGCGAGCATCAGGCCTACCATGCCGACTGGCATCTCACGACTAACAAACATAAAGTAGGTTGCATCCGCCACTTTATTACCAAGACCAGCAAGGCCCCATGTGCTTGTGTCAGGGTAATGCGCTGCAACATACCATGCTGGAACGAACCAAAGTACTGGACCAATCAGCATTAACGTACCTGCTAGCATCGCCGCTTTACGTGCGTTCTTAGTGTCTTTAGCAGAGATATAGCGATAGGAATCGACCATGTTGTTTGTACTGAAGAACTGTTTGATGAACATGAAAATGAACCAACCAACAAATAGGTAAGTGTGGTTATATCCATCACCTACAAATGGCTGCTCAGGGAGTCCAGCTTCCATAAGCGGCATAAAGCCGCCAGATTTCCAAATTGCGACAGCACCTGTGACAAGCGTCATTGTAGTCAGAATGATCATTTGCATGAAATCTGAAGCGACAACTGCCCAACTACCACCTACAAGAGACATAAATAGCACGACACAACCCGCTACTACGATCGTTTGCTCCAATGGAACACCGATAACTGCACTTGTGAAGACCGCCAGAGCATTAATCCAAATGGATGCTTGTAGTACGCTTAATGGTACATTGGCCCAAGTGAATATCTGTTCATTTAAAGGACCAAGACGCATACGTACACCTTCTAACGGTGTCACTACTCGCATCTGACGTGCTTTTGCGGCGAAGAACAAGTAGTTGCATAAATAGCCTAGTGCATTCGCATAGAACACGGTTGTCGCAACCGCAAAACCACCGGTTAGCGCTTTTCCCATGTGCCCAGTAAAAGTCATTGCACTCACTGCCGTCATAAACGACGTGGAACCGACCATCCACCAAAGCATCTTACCACCACCACGAAAGTAATCACTCGTAGACGAACTGAAAGATTTAAACGCCATACCAATAGCGATTAAAAAACCAAAGTACACAATGACAACCGCAATATCTACCATAGGGCCACCTTTTTACATTTGACTGTATTCATCTTTTGTTCACTCATATATTTATTATTTTACGCATTGAAATTTTCAATGATTTACTTAAAAATGCAATCTACATCACATATTAACCTCGCCTGAAGTCAATTAATTTTTTGACTAGCATCACACAATTAACACATTCTAAAAATTAACAAACCACAAACAATTAAACATAGATCACATTATTAAAGGTTTGTACGGCAATTAGTTCATTGCAATTAGTTAGCTTGAGCCAGAAACCTAACACTTTAATATTTAGCCCTTGAGCAAGATCACAAATGAACCACTGTTTCGATTTACTAAAATCATAATGATTGTATATTTATTGCCAATAGCAATTAATGGCTATTTTTGATGCCTCACAGGGCAAAATTTGCATCAACGTAATTAGAATAATAACTCTATAGGTGGTGAGCGATGAGTACAGGGTTGAACAGAATTGCCGAGTACATGAAAGACAACAATGCTGAAGAACAAGGAATCCTCGACCATCAAAACAGCATTGATATGTCTATCTTCAAGGATGTAGGACTAACGACGATCTCTTTTGATAAGGTTTCAGCCAAAGGCAAGATGATCTCTATTAGGAAGCACACACGTTACATTCATTATCCAGCGCACACCCATGATTATGTCGAACTATGTTATGTATTGCAGGGAAAGTCTGAACAGCATATTGAAGGGAAAAAAATCAGACTAAACAAAGGTAACATTCTGTTTATGGGGCCTGGCGCTGTTCACGAGATATTACCATCGGCCAAAGATGATATTGTCATCAACTTCATCGTCCACAAAAAATTTTTCAATTACATTTTCGAATTTATCGATGACAGCAGCAGCCTTTCTACCTTCTTTATTGATGCCATTTTTAAAAATAGCACTTCTAAAGCACTGATATACGATACGTTGGGCAAGCAACCTATTGAAAACTTGTTAGATGACATTATCGAACAGTTAACCAATAAAGAACGGTTTATGGAAGCAAAAATCAAGTTTCTTCTTGGTTTACTGGTCATCGAGTTGATTCAAGATAGCCCCCAGATCATCGATAAGAAATCGTATGAAAGTAAGGTTCTGACACAAGTCATCGGTCATATTGAAAAAAATTTGCAACAGGCTAACCTCAACACTATTGCTGAGCAGCTTAATATGAAAAACTACAACCTTTCTAAGTTAATTAAGAAAGAAAGTGGCAAAACCTTCAATGCGCTATTGCGTGATATTCGTTTTACCAAATTTTGTGAGTTGATCAAAGTCACAAATGTGAGTATTAACGAACTCGCTATCGAAGTTGGATTCTCTAACACAAGTGATTTTTATAGAAAATTTCGAACTAAGTTCGGTATCTCACCCCGTGAATATCGCAACATGTCTGACAGCGCCAGGATGTTTTAATCATCTCAGTCAATATTCTCGATGTAGCAAAAAATGCCCTTAAAGATACCAAAAATCGACATACTTCTTAGAGGCAACTGACATTAACTTATAAAGTACATTTAGAGTTTTAACTAAGCACCGGGATGTAATGTATGTATAACGATTTATCATGGGTAGACAACGCATGGTCAGATATTGTAAACAAAGTTAAACTAACAAGTGATGAGTTAACGGTAAATTTTCCGTCAATGACCACTGATGGCCAATATTGTGATACTCATGCTCCTTGGGCTTGGGTTGTCGGGTTCTGGCCTGGCCTTTTATGGTTACTGTACGAAAAAGAGCACTACGAACCATTTAAAACTATCGCGATAAATCGTGAAGAATTAATGGATCAACCGCTGGAGGAATACGTAAATATCCATCACGATGTCGGTTTTATGTGGCAACTCACTTCGATCAAACAGTATGAACTACTTGGGAATGAAAAATCGCGAACACGTGCTTTGACTGCAGCTAGTCACTTAGCAAGTCGTTTTAACATTGGGGGTAATTTCCTTACTGCTTGGAACAAGAATGACGTTAGCAGTGCCGACCCTCGCGGCCTAAGTATCATCGATAGTATGATGAACCTGCCAATTTTATACTGGGCAGCAGAGCAACTCAATTCACCACGTTTTGCCTTGATTGCTAAAGCTCATGCCGATACTGTTTTAAAAGAGTTTATCCGCCCAGATGGTTCAGTTCGACATATGGTTGAATTCAACTATCTGGAAGGTGGTGTTAAAGCCTATCATGGTGGACAGGGTTATTCTGAAGACTCAGCTTGGAGCCGAGGCGCGTCATGGGCGATACACGGATTTGCGTTGAGTTACAAGTACACCAAAGAACGTAAGTATCTCGACGCGGCAATGAAAACAGCTGACTTCTTTTTGAGTTACCTACCTAATGACCATGTACCACATTGGGATTTTAGAGCACCAAAAGATGACACAACACCTCGAGATACTTCTGCTGCTGCCTGTGCAGCGAGTGGCATGCTGTTGATTGCTGATTTAATTAACGACAAGAAAGCTGCCGATAAGTATATACAAGCAGCAAACAACATTCTTCACAGCTTACATCAGAGATATACGACATTTAATCAGCCTGAAGAACAGGGTATTTTGACTGGCGGCGCATTCAATGTGCCAAAAGGCTTAGGTGTTGACTGTTCACTCATTTATGGTGACTACTATTATGTGGAAGCTATTTCAAAGCTCGTTGACAAAGTAAGAATGACTGACAAAAATCAAGTACTAGACACTGAGTATTGTGAATAATATTTATGCAATTTAAAATTACGGCGGGAATGACATATTCACGCCGTTTTTTATACCAATCACATTTTTAATAGTAAATTCCAACAGCACAATCAAGTGCAACTTTTGACCCTTATAAATCCAAATTATCCTCTTAGTTTAAACACAGAGCTCATAGTATTGTTAAGTTAATAGTTCTTTTACTAATTTACACCACAATAACCATCAAGTAAAAAAAGTATTTCTCAAACTTAACCTATTTGGGCATTGCCTATAAACACTAAAGGAATAATGATGAAATTTGGTCAAAAAAATACCCTACAAAAAACTTTTTTCAATTCATCAAAAAGTATTGTAAAAAAATCCTTATTGGCTCCTGCAATTTCAGTCGCGATGTTATCAGCAGCATTTGGCAGTCATGCAGCGCAAGAGGCAGACGGACAAAAGGAAATGGTTGATTATTTTGCTGATAACGGGTTTGGCAACCCTCTTGCTGTAGTACAAGCGCCTGCCGGGATTCACGAAAACGGTGTTACTTACTTAACTTATCAAGGTACTTTAGAAGATCCTTACGTTGTTGCTTACGACCATAACAGTGGCGAATGGCAAGGTCCTATCAAAGCAGGTTTCAGCGAACTCGGTAAAGACAACTACTGGGCTCCATCTGGCCGTCCTATTGATAACCATGGCAAACCAACCATGATCATCGATGATTTAGGCTATATTCACATCTTTTTCGGAGGACATGGTGGTAGTGCGCGCCACGGTGAAAACCCACTCGGTGATGTCCACGATGGCAAAAATAAACACATCGTATCCAAGAAGCCTTACGATATTTCGGCATGGGTAGAGTTAGATAATATTCCACCTTTCGGTAACTACAATCAAGCCGTTAAGATGGACAACGGTGATATTTACCTATTCTACCGTCACGGCGCTCACGAAAGTGACTGGGTTTACCAAAAATCGACTGACCATGGCCGTACATTTGACGCACCAATTTCTTTCTTAAAACATAAAGAACGCGAGGATATTGAAGCCGTTGATAGCTGGTATGCTTGGGCTACCAAAGGAAATGGCGATGATATTATTATCACTTATGACTACCACCCTTGCTGGAAAGTGCACGCAAACAATGGTCGCGGTCATACCACAGAACGCCATAATGCCTATTACATGGTTTTCAATACTAAAACCGGTAAGTGGAGTAACATTAAGGGCGATACATTTGAACTCCCTGTCACTCGTGAACTTGCTAACGAAAAAACACTCGTGTTAGACACTGGTGACAAATGGACATTCAATGGTTCGGTACACTTGGATCAGAATGGGTACCCTCATATCGGCACTAACATTGGTGTTGATCTCGGAGTGAAGAAAACAGGCGGGCCTAAGCAAACATCTCACATCCGATG
This genomic interval from Vibrio agarivorans contains the following:
- a CDS encoding BNR-4 repeat-containing protein, which encodes MKFGQKNTLQKTFFNSSKSIVKKSLLAPAISVAMLSAAFGSHAAQEADGQKEMVDYFADNGFGNPLAVVQAPAGIHENGVTYLTYQGTLEDPYVVAYDHNSGEWQGPIKAGFSELGKDNYWAPSGRPIDNHGKPTMIIDDLGYIHIFFGGHGGSARHGENPLGDVHDGKNKHIVSKKPYDISAWVELDNIPPFGNYNQAVKMDNGDIYLFYRHGAHESDWVYQKSTDHGRTFDAPISFLKHKEREDIEAVDSWYAWATKGNGDDIIITYDYHPCWKVHANNGRGHTTERHNAYYMVFNTKTGKWSNIKGDTFELPVTRELANEKTLVLDTGDKWTFNGSVHLDQNGYPHIGTNIGVDLGVKKTGGPKQTSHIRWTGEEWVGGTPVNPAAVNWGVDTRGDFFINSPTDITFALGYKEEGEGVVAYFNSKDGGETFEKQKELLRKGQSGWAMSAMITNAHPDARFFVAEKPKGEREWRNLYLLGDNGAVMRAQEDADVRVK
- a CDS encoding sodium:solute symporter family transporter yields the protein MVDIAVVIVYFGFLIAIGMAFKSFSSSTSDYFRGGGKMLWWMVGSTSFMTAVSAMTFTGHMGKALTGGFAVATTVFYANALGYLCNYLFFAAKARQMRVVTPLEGVRMRLGPLNEQIFTWANVPLSVLQASIWINALAVFTSAVIGVPLEQTIVVAGCVVLFMSLVGGSWAVVASDFMQMIILTTMTLVTGAVAIWKSGGFMPLMEAGLPEQPFVGDGYNHTYLFVGWFIFMFIKQFFSTNNMVDSYRYISAKDTKNARKAAMLAGTLMLIGPVLWFVPAWYVAAHYPDTSTWGLAGLGNKVADATYFMFVSREMPVGMVGLMLAAMFAATMSSMDSALNRNAGIILKSVYEPYFCKNHSEKHLIFVSKLLTAMFGIVIIIAALFLTSLKEFGLFDLTMLISTLIGFPILIPSIMCFFVRKTPDWAGWGTVLVGMMVSATIAFGMTPEVIELILNLEQPLTSREYTEMKSVTLGLIGHMSITLPFFVLSQYFYKGHSEQRQKEIDQFFSNVDTEVIVEDTPQSIAMDNRQNGVLGKMVLIASLFILTLTLVPNPMWGRMLFVIISAILALVGFILVKSKRSVETTTVTKQEVNA
- a CDS encoding glycoside-pentoside-hexuronide (GPH):cation symporter encodes the protein MTGLKVREKIAYGAGDAGCAFVWQTVMLFLAFFYTDVYGLSPAHMGTMFLIVRILDAITDPLIGSLADRTNSKFGRYRPYLLWVAVPFGISCILVFYTPEFGETGKLIYAYASYIFLTLMYTMINVPYCAMANTLSSDSNERTSLQSYRFTMTSIAGLVIVVLAMKLVDYIGGGDLRLGYIGAMSVMSSLSVVLFLFCFFNVKEKHDVRQTKSGNLKDDLKHLSKNPAWRVLFIQNIIMLVGFVLKDAVIIYYVVSFLERPDLVTLFMVLGKLAGVLGAMCAIPLFGKLDKVKSYQIINYLMGMFAVLMFFIPSHQINLLIALMIIVNFLKMAASPFLWSMMSDVVDYEKHLSGRSLGGVVFSTNLFSIKFGVALGGAMLGWLLAFGGYVGGAEVQSVSALTMINALYTLIPGAIFITVAAMVNFYPLTEKRVKEVKESLN
- a CDS encoding AraC family transcriptional regulator translates to MKDNNAEEQGILDHQNSIDMSIFKDVGLTTISFDKVSAKGKMISIRKHTRYIHYPAHTHDYVELCYVLQGKSEQHIEGKKIRLNKGNILFMGPGAVHEILPSAKDDIVINFIVHKKFFNYIFEFIDDSSSLSTFFIDAIFKNSTSKALIYDTLGKQPIENLLDDIIEQLTNKERFMEAKIKFLLGLLVIELIQDSPQIIDKKSYESKVLTQVIGHIEKNLQQANLNTIAEQLNMKNYNLSKLIKKESGKTFNALLRDIRFTKFCELIKVTNVSINELAIEVGFSNTSDFYRKFRTKFGISPREYRNMSDSARMF
- a CDS encoding glycoside hydrolase family 88 protein yields the protein MYNDLSWVDNAWSDIVNKVKLTSDELTVNFPSMTTDGQYCDTHAPWAWVVGFWPGLLWLLYEKEHYEPFKTIAINREELMDQPLEEYVNIHHDVGFMWQLTSIKQYELLGNEKSRTRALTAASHLASRFNIGGNFLTAWNKNDVSSADPRGLSIIDSMMNLPILYWAAEQLNSPRFALIAKAHADTVLKEFIRPDGSVRHMVEFNYLEGGVKAYHGGQGYSEDSAWSRGASWAIHGFALSYKYTKERKYLDAAMKTADFFLSYLPNDHVPHWDFRAPKDDTTPRDTSAAACAASGMLLIADLINDKKAADKYIQAANNILHSLHQRYTTFNQPEEQGILTGGAFNVPKGLGVDCSLIYGDYYYVEAISKLVDKVRMTDKNQVLDTEYCE